In one Scomber japonicus isolate fScoJap1 chromosome 6, fScoJap1.pri, whole genome shotgun sequence genomic region, the following are encoded:
- the ccdc9 gene encoding coiled-coil domain-containing protein 9 yields MSSAVDLKTKEEKDAELDRRIEALRKKNEALVKRYQEIEEDKKKAEQEGIAITTPRKPRSHEPETDRRKTEKENFTVTVDLSKQTGDKRVVNDWKPGTPRGRKTSEESEGHRGPGEGHRGPGEGHRGPVEGHRGPSEGHRGPVEGHRGPSEGHRGPGEGHRGPGEGHRGPGEGHRGPGEGHRGPSEGHRGPGEGHRGLSDGHSPPRRSGSGRVGRGGQRGGRGGGGGGERQDRRDREPRTPRDGETGDSGGQGRRGGRRGRGGGVGGGGGGVGVGGGDGGGTPGAMDRKSKEWEEKRRQNIEKMNEEMEKIAEYERGQRPDGDKPIRNFLDDPRRSGPAPDIDRKEGSRRHVRNWGGLDFDNVKTGTELEKEWTSRRPGPKGSMDMTMSMTGRERAEYLRWKKEREQIDEERLARHRNATGQWRREWDAQKTDSMFKEDPYAAAEGITSEQGSRRDENKRPPKAPTFGEFLSQGRTQGPRGEWTRGRGRGQKQSYSMHDNRWEGEKEEGEEEKEKEKGDKTKREEKPKKKEKEEEKPKPPTVQKVEEKGADGEEDDGEWEDASDGEEVDEGVEEGSDGSDGEHDEKKDTGKEKPNKSKDASPTTSKPRSRTTSAGSPKEQRTPRPKVHIPSPAAAQESPEGGKPLSPFSPLDGHQPVTDWGEEMEMQSPRSSMGGESPLKPPSAESSPPQKKEQGEETKSQAATSDEPAEPQKEEERGVKVSSPPEEKPQVRQTVIVSEPEPESVPAASPAAPASDPAPPQVEVSDPAPRQVEVSDPAPPQEEASDPAPPQEEVSDTAPPRDEVSDPTPPQEEVSDPAPSEVSEAAVTKDEDTPAAPSQDKADTPPPSSPAILEAEQSSSEPAGDKDNNNPASSETAATALTAETADSSEQPSSG; encoded by the exons gataaGAGAGTCGTGAACGATTGGAAACCTGGTACACCTCGTGGCCGGAAGACATCGGAGGAGAGTGAAGGGCACAGAGGACCAGGTGAGGGCCACAGAGGGCCGGGTGAGGGCCACAGAGGTCCAGTCGAGGGCCACAGAGGTCCAAGTGAGGGCCACAGAGGTCCAGTCGAGGGCCACAGAGGTCCAAGTGAGGGCCACAGAGGTCCGGGCGAAGGCCACAGAGGTCCGGGCGAGGGCCACAGAGGTCCGGGCGAGGGCCACAGAGGTCCGGGCGAGGGCCACAGAGGTCCGAGCGAGGGCCATAGAGGTCCAGGCGAGGGCCACAGAGGGCTGAGCGATGGCCACAGCCCACCTAGGAGGTCAGGATCTGGACGAGTGGGTCGAGgagggcagagaggaggaagaggaggaggaggaggaggagaacgtCAGGACAGGAGAGACCGAGAACCCAGGACAcccagagatggagagactggAGATTCAGGAGGACAgggacgaagaggaggaaggagaggcagaggaggaggagtagggggaggtggaggaggagtaggagtaggaggaggagacggaggagggaCCCCAGGTGCAATGGACAGAAAATCCAAG GAATGGGAGGAGAAGAGGCGACAGAACATTGAAAAGATGAAtgaagaaatggagaaaatagCAGAGTATGAGAGAGGACAGCGG CCGGATGGAGACAAGCCTATCCGTAACTTCCTGGACGACCCGAGACGCTCCGGTCCAGCCCCGGATATAGACCGCAAAGAGGGCAGCAGGAGACACGTACGAAACTGGGGAGGCCTGGACTTCGACAACGTAAAGACGGGAACTGAACTGGAGAAAGAGTGGACT AGTCGAAGGCCTGGTCCAAAAGGCTCCATGGACATGACAATGTCCATGACCGGCCGGGAGAGAGCGGAGTACCTGCGCTGGAAGAAGGAGCGTGAGCAGATTGACGAGGAGAGACTAGCACGCCATCGTAATGCCACCGGCCAGTGGAGACGAGAGTGGGATGCACAGAAGACGGACAGCAT GTTCAAGGAGGACCCATATGCGGCAGCAGAGGGCATCACATCAGAGCAGGGCAGCAGAAGAG ACGAAAATAAGCGACCACCTAAAGCTCCGACATTTGGCGAATTCCTGTCCCAGGGCAGGACGCAGGGACCCCGAGGGGAATGGACCCGGGGACGGGGAAGAGGACAGAAACAGAGCTACAG CATGCATGACAACCGctgggaaggagagaaagaagaaggagaggaggagaaggagaaagaaaagggtgacaaaacaaagagagaggagaaacctaaaaagaaggagaaagaggaagaaaaacccAAACCTCCAACCGTGCAGAAG GTGGAGGAGAAAGGCGCTGACGGAGAGGAGGATGACGGAGAATGGGAGGATGCCAGCGATGGAGAGGAAGTCGACGAAGGAGTGGAGGAAGGCAGCGATGGTTCTGACGGAGAACACGACGAGAAGAAAGACACCGGGAAGGAGAAACCAAACAAGAGTAAAGATGCCTCCCCTACAACTTCCAAACCTCGTTCTCGAACAACATCGGCAGGAAGCCCCAAAGAGCAGCGGACCCCCAGGCCGAAGGTCCACATCCCCTCCCCGGCAGCGGCGCAGGAGTCACCTGAGGGAGGAAAACCACTCAGCCCCTTCTCCCCGCTGGACGGCCACCAGCCCGTTACAGACTGGGGGGAGGAGATGGAAATGCAGTCGCCCCGAAGCAGCATGGGAGGAGAGAGCCCACTGAAACCCCCCAGCGCTGAGTCCAGCCCCCCTCAAAAGAAGGAGCAGGGGGAGGAGACAAAGAGTCAAGCTGCCACCTCTGATGAACCTGCTGAGCcacaaaaagaggaggagagag GTGTAAAGGTTTCCTCGCCTCCAGAAGAAAAGCCTCAAGTCCGGCAGACTGTGATAgtgtcagaaccagaaccagagtCTGTCCCTGCAGCCTCTCCGGCTGCACCGGCATCTGACCCCGCCCCACCCCAGGTGGAGGTGTCTGACCCCGCCCCACGCCAGGTGGAGGTGTCTGACCCCGCCCCGCCTCAGGAGGAGGCGTCTGACCCTGCCCCGCCTCAGGAGGAGGTGTCTGACACCGCCCCGCCCCGGGACGAGGTGTCTGACCCCACCCCGCCCCAGGAGGAGGTGTCTGACCCCGCTCCCTCTGAAGTTAGCGAGGCTGCTGTGACGAAGGATGAGGATACACCTGCTGCCCCTTCACaag ACAAAGCGgacacccctcctccctcctctcccgcAATCCTGGAAGCTGAGCAGAGTTCCTCTGAGCCAGCAGGAGACAAAGATAACAACAACCCAGCATCCTCTGAGACCGCCGCCACTGCTCTGACAGCAGAGACGGCGGATTCCTCAGAGCAGCCGTCCTCAG GCTGA